The Rhododendron vialii isolate Sample 1 chromosome 6a, ASM3025357v1 genome includes a window with the following:
- the LOC131331022 gene encoding tubby-like F-box protein 5, whose translation MKMAFKGVFCKFREMKDDSKNKSRRRADRKCMHGRGRSHIAPESSPSLSASLVQESRWANLPPELLLDIIQRLEASQTLWPARRDVVACGAVCRLWRETVKEVVRTPEQCGLLTFPISVKQPGPRDSPIQCFIKRERETSMYLLYLGLTPALSGDFSKLLLAARKIRRTTSTNFVISLGAEDFSKTSDTYIGKLRSNLLGTKFSIYDCQPPCDHAIQSKGRSLRNCYSTQQLSSRVPTGNHNVATISYELNLLRTRGPRRMFCAMQSIPITAIQEGGTAPTPSTFRSCVDERCSLFSAKGKEVLKFGSSSPSEPLESVHDARDPLMLKNKAPRWHEQLQCWCLNFKGRVTVASVKNFQLVAAVEPCHDVPAAEQEKVILQFGKIGKDIFTMDYCYPLSAFQAFAICLSSFDTKPACE comes from the exons atgaaaatgGCGTTTAAGGGTGTATTTTGCAAGTTTAGAGAAATGAAAGATGATTCTAAAAATAAGTCAAGGAGGCGTGCCGATAGGAAATGTATGCATGGCCGTGGAAGATCACATATAGCCCCCGAAAGTTCTCCATCTCTGTCTGCATCGTTGGTTCAGGAGAGCCGTTGGGCGAATTTGCCACCTGAGTTGCTTCTTGACATAATCCAGCGGCTAGAAGCTAGCCAGACCTTGTGGCCCGCCCGGAGGGATGTGGTTGCTTGTGGTGCAGTTTGCAGGTTGTGGAGGGAGACCGTGAAAGAGGTCGTGAGAACTCCTGAGCAATGTGGGTTGCTTACTTTCCCCATCTCAGTAAAGCAG CCAGGACCAAGAGATTCTCCAATCCAATGCTTTAtaaaaagggaaagggaaacATCAATGTATCTTTTGTATCTTGGCTTGACTCCTG CACTGTCCGGGGATTTCAGCAAACTGTTGCTGGCAGCAAGAAAGATTAGAAGGACAACAAGCACAAATTTTGTAATATCCTTGGGAGCTGAGGATTTCTCTAAAACTAGTGATACATATATTGGGAAATTGAG GTCAAATTTACTTGGGACCAAGTTCAGTATTTATGACTGCCAGCCTCCATGTGACCATGCAATCCAATCTAAGGGTCGATCACTTCGAAATTGCTATTCAACACAACAATTATCATCTAGAGTACCAACTGGTAATCACAATGTGGCTACAATATCTTATGAGCTCAATCTTCTTCGTACCAGAGGGCCAAGGAGAATGTTTTGCGCTATGCAGTCAATCCCCATCACTGCAATTCAAGAAGGGGGAACTGCTCCAACTCCGTCAACCTTTCGCAGTTGCGTTGATGAGCGATGCTCTCTTTTCTCTGCAAAAGGGAAAGAAGTCTTAAAATTTGGCTCCAGTAGTCCTTCCGAGCCACTTGAATCAGTCCATGATGCAAGAGACCCACTGATGTTGAAAAACAAAGCTCCTAGATGGCATGAACAGTTGCAGTGTTGGTGCCTTAATTTCAAAGGACGTGTCACAGTGGCTTCTGTGAAGAATTTTCAGCTGGTGGCAGCTGTTGAACCATGCCACGATGTTCCAGCTGCAGAACAAGAGAAAGTAATATTGCAGTTTGGAAAGATAGGGAAAGACATTTTTACCATGGATTACTGCTATCCTCTCTCCGCCTTCCAAGCTTTTGCAATCTGTTTAAGCAGCTTTGACACCAAACCGGCATGCGAATAA
- the LOC131331021 gene encoding uncharacterized protein LOC131331021, whose product MAEKRRSSRFRLPTWLQSKPTSAERPTRRPGVAPPLAPPSPPGQTSPEAQPSPPSTERTRSRVTPKPVSPPSRESAQPQDASPPSTERTRSRVTPKPVSPPSRASAQPQDASQDTSPSREAAESQSAAQPPSPSRAPPQLQAETQQPSQADPQTQSPPPNLASQPSVQTSSLPPPSPSLTATKAQSSPGEAVTQPPLPSENLQPMTRPLPFPPSTEPISSVSEQEPKPARSEPQSQELQPKAETASENVLNVQNQTQSQMTFQPNEMPAEHSEASVRVTEPPQTSTTAEDLPVLTQKSDSSSVSSETKSLPESDGHPGQDIEGKEILQKDGSKEKITGVTEILSAASRSEVATQQKQLEKEEIIGKKETPSNSSSHGKEDQTVILNLRDKATVSESCHEPNISNGEKAPLQKEIRDDISKFLHGMATHQQKLPLGERPAVVVTLAGENRGASMQLGSESAKREETVHIHRGYKINPDESSTDEEMISEGRRSQDSKTGEDEESKAYINSNVQGINNSIMFNCSIKERDPGVQLALTHDLTEPFKPNSNRSMESPETRNAGVIVTTAHKLTYEPTVRRRCLRGLFLEPSDSDPNNPEKPRRHGCRYACKGKSKDNETDVL is encoded by the coding sequence ATGGCAGAAAAAAGGCGGAGCTCACGCTTTCGGCTCCCCACCTGGCTACAATCAAAACCAACATCGGCTGAAAGACCAACTAGGCGTCCAGGGGTGGCTCCGCCACTAGCCCCTCCTTCTCCACCAGGTCAAACATCACCTGAGGCTCAACCATCTCCACCATCAACTGAACGCACTCGATCCAGAGTGACTCCTAAACCAGTGTCACCACCATCTCGTGAATCAGCCCAACCCCAAGATGCATCTCCACCATCAACTGAACGCACTCGATCCAGAGTGACTCCTAAACCAGTGTCACCACCATCTCGTGCATCAGCCCAACCCCAAGATGCATCGCAAGACACGTCACCATCCCGTGAGGCAGCAGAATCCCAATCTGCCGCTCAACCTCCTTCACCGTCTCGTGCACCCCCTCAACTCCAGGCTGAGACTCAACAACCATCACAAGCGGACCCACAAACTCAATCCCCACCACCCAACTTGGCCTCTCAGCCTTCAGTCCAAACATCTTCACTGCCACCACCTTCTCCATCTCTCACAGCCACTAAAGCACAATCATCACCAGGAGAAGCAGTCACCCAGCCCCCTCTTCCATCAGAAAATTTACAACCCATGACTCGCCCATTACCCTTTCCACCTTCCACTGAGCCCATCTCATCTGTGTCTGAACAAGAACCAAAGCCAGCTAGGTCTGAACCACAATCACAAGAGCTGCAGCCGAAGGCAGAAACAGCATCTGAGAATGTTCTAAATGTTCAGAACCAAACACAGAGCCAAATGACCTTTCAGCCCAACGAAATGCCAGCAGAACATTCGGAAGCATCAGTGCGTGTAACAGAACCACCACAAACATCCACAACAGCTGAGGATCTCCCTGTCCTCACCCAGAAATCAGATTCTTCTAGTGTGAGTTCTGAAACTAAGTCCCTTCCAGAATCAGATGGACATCCAGGACAAGATATAGAAGGAAAGGAAATACTGCAGAAAGACGGAAGCAAAGAGAAGATCACTGGTGTCACTGAGATTCTCAGTGCAGCATCGCGATCAGAAGTAGCAACCCAACAAAAGCAGCTGGAGAAAGAAGAGATTATCGGCAAAAAGGAGACACCATCAAACTCCAGCTCCCATGGAAAAGAGGACCAAACTGTGATTTTAAATTTGAGGGACAAAGCCACAGTGAGTGAATCTTGCCATGAGCCCAACATATCAAACGGGGAAAAAGCCCCACTGCAGAAAGAGATTAGGGACGACATTTCCAAGTTCCTTCATGGGATGGCTACACATCAACAAAAGCTTCCATTGGGTGAGAGGCCAGCTGTTGTTGTAACCCTAGCTGGTGAAAACAGAGGAGCATCAATGCAACTAGGTTCAGAGTCGGCGAAAAGAGAAGAGACAGTCCACATCCACCGAGGCTATAAGATCAACCCAGACGAAAGCAGCACTGATGAAGAGATGATCTCCGAGGGAAGGAGGTCACAAGATTCAAAAACTGGAGAAGACGAGGAATCAAAGGCATACATAAACAGCAATGTGCAGGGTATCAACAACTCCATTATGTTTAACTGTTCAATTAAAGAAAGGGATCCTGGCGTACAACTGGCTCTTACCCACGACCTGACAGAACCTTTCAAGCCAAATAGCAATAGAAGTATGGAGTCCCCTGAGACTCGTAATGCTGGAGTCATTGTTACAACTGCGCACAAGCTCACTTATGAGCCCACAGTTAGAAGAAGATGCCTGAGAGGACTTTTCTTGGAACCAAGCGACTCGGACCCAAATAACCCTGAAAAGCCAAGGCGTCATGGTTGCCGATACGCCTGCAAGGGGAAGAGCAAAGATAATGAGACAGATGTCCTCTAA
- the LOC131331024 gene encoding CBS domain-containing protein CBSX3, mitochondrial-like isoform X2 yields MQRLVQAVRSCQEILQQSLGRDTDGMKNVFNRCRRVASSPASREKGLENTTVAEVLMTKGEEKVGSWLWCRTDDTIHDAVKQMAQNNVGSLVVLKPGEQQQIAGIITERDYLRKVIAQDRPSKYTRVAEIMTDQNKLITVTSDTNILHAMHLMTENHIRHVPVVDGKIVGMISIVDVVRAVVEQQSGEVKRLNEFIKGEYY; encoded by the exons ATGCAACGACTTGTTCAGGCAGTACGATCTTGCCAAGAAATTCTGCAGCAATCGCTTGGGAGGGACACGGATGGTATGAAGAATGTCTTCAACCGTTGTAGACGTGTTGCCTCCTCTCCAGCTTCACGGGAAAAGGGCTTAGAAAACACAACGGTTGCAGAAGTATTGATGACAAAGGGAGAAGAAAAAGTGGGATCTTGGCTATGGTGTCGCACTGATGACACTATCCACGATGCTGTAAAACAA ATGGCCCAAAATAATGTTGGATCCTTAGTCGTTCTGAAGCCAGGAGAGCAACAACAAATTGCAGGAATCATCACAGAAAGAG ACTACCTGAGGAAGGTAATTGCACAGGATAGACCTTCTAAATACACAAGAGTTGCAGAAATCATGACTGATCAG AACAAGTTGATAACGGTGACATCCGATACAAACATTCTTCATGCAATGCATCTCATGACAG AGAATCACATACGGCATGTTCCAGTAGTCGATGGAAAGATTGTTGGAATGATATCTATCGTAGATGTTGTCCGGGCAGTGGTAGAGCAGCAAAGTGGGGAAGTGAAGAGACTAAATGAGTTCATCAAGGGAGAATACTACTAA
- the LOC131331024 gene encoding CBS domain-containing protein CBSX3, mitochondrial-like isoform X1 produces MQRLVQAVRSCQEILQQSLGRDTDGMKNVFNRCRRVASSPASREKGLENTTVAEVLMTKGEEKVGSWLWCRTDDTIHDAVKQMAQNNVGSLVVLKPGEQQQIAGIITERADYLRKVIAQDRPSKYTRVAEIMTDQNKLITVTSDTNILHAMHLMTENHIRHVPVVDGKIVGMISIVDVVRAVVEQQSGEVKRLNEFIKGEYY; encoded by the exons ATGCAACGACTTGTTCAGGCAGTACGATCTTGCCAAGAAATTCTGCAGCAATCGCTTGGGAGGGACACGGATGGTATGAAGAATGTCTTCAACCGTTGTAGACGTGTTGCCTCCTCTCCAGCTTCACGGGAAAAGGGCTTAGAAAACACAACGGTTGCAGAAGTATTGATGACAAAGGGAGAAGAAAAAGTGGGATCTTGGCTATGGTGTCGCACTGATGACACTATCCACGATGCTGTAAAACAA ATGGCCCAAAATAATGTTGGATCCTTAGTCGTTCTGAAGCCAGGAGAGCAACAACAAATTGCAGGAATCATCACAGAAAGAG CAGACTACCTGAGGAAGGTAATTGCACAGGATAGACCTTCTAAATACACAAGAGTTGCAGAAATCATGACTGATCAG AACAAGTTGATAACGGTGACATCCGATACAAACATTCTTCATGCAATGCATCTCATGACAG AGAATCACATACGGCATGTTCCAGTAGTCGATGGAAAGATTGTTGGAATGATATCTATCGTAGATGTTGTCCGGGCAGTGGTAGAGCAGCAAAGTGGGGAAGTGAAGAGACTAAATGAGTTCATCAAGGGAGAATACTACTAA
- the LOC131331020 gene encoding pentatricopeptide repeat-containing protein At2g18940, chloroplastic, with protein MNLKHLFSRQTISYISRFNGRVKSPNPCIYKNLSTVTSPLFIYSPPNQNPTPSQNPKFEKPNSPFIRCIHSSQESKLGDLGSDPEIDMEESEEDGDMTEFLSRFVWIMRRKLSEVYLDCDKNTIEGMLLIIVGKVVSEMEKGGLEQMLDAAVATPSNDFSEDLWKTVWEVSSEVLDDMQKAMKKEKMKVFLQSEEVKKMYRFAGEVGIRGEMLRELRFKWAREKMEESEFYQSLECLREEEAQAEKEEDETTYIKSEVVSEEAVGNDFVMDKEKSKVISLPKRHGKIKYKIYGLDLSDPKWAEVADKIHETGDIFWPQEPKPVSGKCKLVTERILSLKEEDNPSPVLAEWVELLQPNRIDWITLLDRLKDKNSRLYFKVAELVLGEESFQTNIRDYSKLIEAHAQENRLDDAERILKKMNENGILPDILTFTILVHTYSKAGNLEKAKEAFENLRSVGFQPDMRIYNSMIMAYVNSGEPKLGESLMREMEARDMKPTKEIYMALLRSFAQRGDFGGAQRIATTMQFAGFQPTLESCTLLVEAFGQFGDPDQARSNFDYIIKVGLRPDDRCVASMIAAYRKNNLLDEALNLLLEMEKDGFEPGVSTYSVLVDWLGKLQLVDEAEHFLGKIDEVGESPPLKVHVSLCDMYLKAGAEKKALQALGVVEAKKEQLGAQDFERIIKSLIEGGFAQDATRIRGLMEAQGFVVSEPLRVALMAMESIKYKPDLSHNFGRKRPIMR; from the exons ATGAATCTTAAGCACTTGTTTTCCAGACAGACAATCAGCTACATTTCAAGATTCAATGGTAGAGTTAAATCTCCAAACCCTTGTATTTACAAAAACTTATCGACTGTTACTTCCCCCCTTTTCATCTATTCACCACCCAATCAAAACCCTACTCCctcccaaaaccctaaatttgaaaaaccaaattcgCCATTCATTAGATGCATCCATTCTAGCCAAGAATCAAAACTGGGTGACTTGGGTAGTGATCCTGAGATTGATATGGAAGAATCTGAGGAGGATGGGGACATGACCGAGTTTCTGTCCCGATTCGTGTGGATAATGCGACGTAAGCTATCCGAAGTGTACCTTGACTGTGACAAGAATACGATTGAGGGCATGCTTTTGATTATTGTTGGGAAGGTTGTGTCGGAAATGGAGAAAGGTGGGCTTGAGCAGATGCTTGACGCAGCGGTGGCCACCCCATCAAATGATTTCAGCGAGGATCTGTGGAAAACTGTGTGGGAGGTTAGCAGTGAAGTGCTGGATGATATGCAGAAGGCgatgaaaaaggagaaaatgaaAGTGTTTCTTCAATCCGAAGAGGTGAAGAAAATGTATAGATTTGCAGGTGAGGTGGGTATTCGTGGGGAAATGTTGAGGGAGTTGCGGTTCAAATGGGCTCGCGAGAAGATGGAGGAGAGTGAGTTTTACCAGAGTTTGGAGTGTCTCCGTGAGGAAGAAGCTCAGGCGGAAAAAGAGGAGGATGAAACAACTTATATCAAATCCGAAGTCGTGAGTGAAGAGGCTGTTGGGAACGATTTTGTCATGGACAAAGAGAAATCTAAGGTTATTTCTCTCCCCAAGAGACATGGGAagataaaatacaaaatttatGGTCTTGATCTCTCTGACCCAAAATGGGCTGAAGTGGCTGATAAGATTCATGAGACTGGGGACATTTTTTGGCCTCAGGAGCCTAAACCAGTTTCTGGGAAATGTAAACTTGTTACTGAAAGAATCCTGTCATTGAAAGAAGAAGATAACCCTTCTCCAGTTTTGGCTGAATGGGTAGAGCTTCTACAGCCTAACCGGATCGATTGGATTACTTTGCTTGatagattgaaagataaaaACAGCCGGTTATATTTTAAG GTTGCAGAACTTGTTCTAGGAGAAGAGTCTTTTCAAACCAACATTCGTGACTATTCAAAGCTTATTGAAGCCCATGCTCAAGAGAACCGTTTAGATGACGCGGAGAGGATTCTGAAGAAGATGAATGAAAATGGCATCCTACCCGACATTCTTACATTCACCATATTGGTCCACACGTACAGCAAGGCAGGTAACCTTGAAAAGGCAAAAGAGGCATTTGAAAACCTAAGGAGTGTAGGCTTTCAACCAGACATGAGGATATACAACTCTATGATCATGGCATACGTAAATTCTGGTGAACCCAAGTTGGGTGAGTCCCTGATGAGAGAGATGGAGGCAAGGGACATGAAACCCACGAAGGAGATTTACATGGCCTTGCTCCGTTCGTTTGCCCAGCGGGGCGACTTTGGTGGGGCCCAACGAATTGCCACGACGATGCAATTTGCAGGGTTCCAACCTACTTTGGAGTCTTGTACGTTGCTTGTGGAGGCATTTGGGCAATTTGGCGACCCGGATCAGGCAAGAAGCAATTTCGACTACATTATTAAAGTTGGACTCAGGCCTGATGATAGGTGTGTTGCTAGTATGATTGCAGCTTACAGGAAGAATAATTTATTGGACGAGGCACTGAATCTCCTGCTGGAAATGGAGAAAGATGGGTTTGAGCCTGGGGTTTCTACTTACAGTGTTCTAGTGGATTGGTTGGGTAAACTGCAACTGGTTGATGAAGCTGAGCACTTTTTGGGCAAAATTGATGAGGTAGGGGAGTCTCCTCCCCTTAAGGTCCATGTAAGCCTTTGTGATATGTACTTAAAGGCTGGAGCTGAGAAAAAGGCACTTCAGGCCTTGGGTGTTGTGGAGGCCAAGAAGGAGCAGTTGGGAGCACAGGATTTTGAGAGGATTATTAAGAGTCTTATAGAGGGTGGGTTTGCCCAGGATGCTACAAGGATACGTGGCCTGATGGAGGCCCAAGGGTTTGTAGTTTCAGAACCACTTAGGGTGGCATTGATGGCAATGGAGTCAATTAAGTACAAGCCTGATTTATCCCATAACTTTGGCCGCAAGAGACCAATAATGAGGTAG
- the LOC131331025 gene encoding protein RADIALIS-like 4 codes for MASSSITSSRSSNSSWTAKQNKQFEDALAYFDKETPDRWQNIARAVGGKSAEEVKRHYEILVKDIMQIESDKVPLPSYPSYRAGGGNSRAIYNGQR; via the coding sequence ATGGCATCGAGTTCTATCACGTCTTCGCGTAGTTCTAACTCGTCCTGGACAGCCAAGCAAAACAAGCAGTTCGAAGATGCTTTAGCCTATTTTGACAAGGAAACCCCAGACCGCTGGCAGAACATAGCCAGGGCTGTGGGTGGGAAATCGGCGGAGGAAGTGAAGAGGCATTACGAGATCCTTGTGAAGGACATCATGCAAATAGAATCTGACAAAGTACCTCTTCCCAGTTACCCCAGTTACAGGGCCGGTGGGGGCAACAGTAGAGCCATTTACAATGGACAGAGGTAG
- the LOC131331026 gene encoding zinc-finger homeodomain protein 5-like: MELKSEEGSLGYTSIFPDSSETLNAPPLAQLPKRPNTDHFNGGDNKTQPKSAASGGGGRFRECQKNHAASAGGKVLDGCGEFMPAGDDGTLEALKCAACSCHRNFHRREPAGGGVFSRRAMVLPLQLPPPPLSHRQANHWAPVVQPVKMAVIGGGGGRGNGGTDSSSEDLNFNAAVGGGGGPPPPPPFVMSKKRFRTRFTAEQKGKMMEYAEKVGWRIPREDDAEVQRFCGEIGVKRQVFKVWMHNNKNSTKKLGQNQEEEEES, from the coding sequence ATGGAATTGAAAAGTGAAGAGGGGTCATTAGGGTATACCTCCATCTTTCCAGACTCGTCAGAAACCCTAAATGCACCGCCTCTCGCTCAGCTACCAAAACGCCCGAACACAGACCACTTCAACGGCGGAGACAATAAAACCCAGCCAAAATCCGCCGCATCGGGCGGCGGCGGCAGGTTCCGCGAATGCCAGAAGAACCACGCGGCCAGCGCCGGCGGCAAGGTCCTCGACGGCTGCGGCGAGTTCATGCCCGCCGGCGACGACGGGACCCTGGAGGCCCTCAAGTGCGCCGCCTGTAGCTGCCACCGCAACTTCCACCGTAGAGAGCCCGCCGGCGGAGGCGTTTTCTCGCGGCGGGCGATGGTGCTTCCGCTACAGCTCCCTCCGCCGCCGTTGAGCCACCGCCAGGCCAATCACTGGGCTCCAGTCGTGCAACCGGTGAAAATGGCCGTTattggcggcggcggcggtagGGGAAACGGTGGTACGGATTCGTCGAGTGAGGATTTGAATTTTAACGCGGCGgtgggtggcggtggtggtccgccgccaccgccgccgTTCGTGATGTCGAAGAAGCGGTTCCGGACGAGGTTCACGGCGGAGCAGAAGGGTAAGATGATGGAGTACGCGGAGAAGGTGGGGTGGAGGATACCGAGGGAGGACGACGCGGAGGTGCAGAGGTTTTGCGGCGAGATTGGGGTGAAGAGGCAGGTGTTCAAGGTGTGGATGCACAATAACAAGAACTCCACCAAGAAGTTGGGTCAGAatcaggaggaggaggaggaatcaTGA